TTGGGGCTGAGGTCACGGATCACGGTGGCGGGGAATGGACCGTGCATGGCGTGGGCGTTGGTGGGTTTGCCGAACCGGATCAGGTGATCGATTGCGGCAACTCAGGCACCGGTGTGCGATTGATCATGGGCGCTATGGCAACCTCTCCGATCACGGCGACGTTTACCGGAGATGCAAGCCTGAACAAACGTCCGATGGCGCGGGTGACTGACCCTCTGGCCCTGTTTGGCACGCAATCAGTTGGTCGGTCCGGTGGGCGTTTGCCAATGACCATCGTGGGTGCAGCGGACCCGACCCCTGTGCGGTATGAAGTGCCCGTACCCTCGGCTCAGGTCAAATCAGCCGTCTTGCTGGCGGGATTGAATGCCCCCGGCAAAACCGTTGTGATCGAAAAAGAAGCGACACGCGACCATTCCGAGCGGATGCTGGCCGGGTTCGGCGCTGAGATTACGGTTGAAGATACCGAAGAAGGCCGCGTTATTACCCTGACAGGACGCCCTGAATTGAAGCCGCAGGTCATCGCCGTGCCGCGGGATCCGTCCAGCGCGGCCTTCCCGGTGTGCGCTGCGCTGATCACACCCGGCTCGGATGTGCTGGTGCCCGGCATTGGCCTGAACCCGACCCGCGCTGGCCTGTTCACCACACTGCGTGAGATGGGTGCAGACCTGACTTACGAGAATGAGCGCGAGGAGGGTGGCGAGCCTGTTGCCGATCTGCGTGCAAAATATTCGCCGAACATGAAGGGGATCACCGTGCCGCCGGAACGCGCGGCTTCGATGATCGATGAATATCCTGTGCTGTCCGTGGTTGCGGCCAACGCCACCGGCACCATGATGATGGGCGGTGTGAAAGAGCTGCGCGTCAAGGAAAGCGACCGTATCGACGCCATGGCGCGTGGCCTGCGCGCAAACGGTGTGACGGTAAACGAAGGTGACGATTGGTGGTCGGTTGAAGGGCTGGGTATCGGCAACGTTCCCGGGGCCGGCACCT
The genomic region above belongs to Ruegeria sp. HKCCD4315 and contains:
- the aroA gene encoding 3-phosphoshikimate 1-carboxyvinyltransferase, whose protein sequence is MSGHGTPIPMTSHPCGPLTGTVEVPGDKSISHRSLILGAMAVGETRISGLLEGEDVLDTAKAMRAFGAEVTDHGGGEWTVHGVGVGGFAEPDQVIDCGNSGTGVRLIMGAMATSPITATFTGDASLNKRPMARVTDPLALFGTQSVGRSGGRLPMTIVGAADPTPVRYEVPVPSAQVKSAVLLAGLNAPGKTVVIEKEATRDHSERMLAGFGAEITVEDTEEGRVITLTGRPELKPQVIAVPRDPSSAAFPVCAALITPGSDVLVPGIGLNPTRAGLFTTLREMGADLTYENEREEGGEPVADLRAKYSPNMKGITVPPERAASMIDEYPVLSVVAANATGTMMMGGVKELRVKESDRIDAMARGLRANGVTVNEGDDWWSVEGLGIGNVPGAGTCESFLDHRIAMSFMVMGMGAQKPVRVDDGGPIATSFPIFEPLMASLGAKVERS